AATAGGTGTAAAATAGATGTATGTGTAATAGGTGTAAGATAGATGTACGTGTAATAGGTGTAAAATAGATGTACGTACAATAGGTGTAAGATAGATGTATGTGTAATAGGTGTAAGATAGATGTACGTACAATAGGTGTAAGATAGATGTACGTGTAATAGGTGTAAAATAGATGTATGTGTAATAGGTGTAAAATAGATGTAAGTGTAATAGGTGTAAAATAGATGTATGTGTAATAGGTGTAAGATAGATGTACGTGTAATAGGTGTAAAATAGATGTATGTGTAATAGGTGTAAGATAGATGTACGTACAATAGGTGTAAGATAGATGTACGTACAATAGGTGTAAGATAGATGTACGTACAATAGGTGTAAGATAGATGTACGTACAATAGGTGTAAAATAGATGTACGTGTAATAGGTGTAAAATAGATGTACGTGTAATAGGTGTAAAATAGATGTATGTGTAATAGGTGTAAGATAGATGTACGTACAATAGGTGTAAGATAGATGTACGTACAATAGGTGTAAGATAGATGTACGTACAATAGGTGTAAGATAGATGTACGTACAATAGGTGTAAAATAGATGTACGTGTAATAGGTGTAAGATAGATGTACGTACAATAGGTGTAAGATAGATGTACGTACAATAGGTGTAAGATAGATGTATGTGTAATAGGTGTAAAATAGATGTATGTGTAATAGGTGTAAAATAGATGTATGTGTAATAGGTGTAAGATAGATGTACGTGTAATAGGTGTAAAATAGATGTACGTACAATAGGTGTAAGATAGATGTATGTGTAATAGGTGTAAAATAGATGTATGTGTAATAGGTGTAAGATAGATGTATGTGTAATAGGTGTAAAATAGATGTATGTGTAATAGGTGTAAAATAGATGTATGTGTAATAGGTGTAAGATAGATGTATGTGTAATATGTGTAAAATAGATGTAAAATTCAAAtaggaaataataaaaaaataataaataataaaaaggccCAATGTGTGATAGGTGTAAAATTGATGTACGTGCAATAGGCCTACGTGTAATAGGTGCACGTGTAAGATATGAACCAAAATAATGAGAGATGTATGTGTAATAGGTGTAAGATAGATGTATGTGTAATAGGTGTAAGATAGATGTATGTGTAATAGGTGTAAGATAGATGTATGTGTAATAGGTGTAAGATAGATGTATGTGTAATAGGTGTAAAATAGATGTATGTGTAATAGGTGTAAGATAGATGTACGTGTAATAGGTGTAAAATAGATGTATGTGTAATAGGTGTAAGATAGATGTATGTGTAATAGGTGTAAGATAGATGTATGTGTAATAGGTGTAAAATAGATGTATGTGTGATAGGTGTAAGATAGATGTACGTGTAATAGGTGTAAAATAGATGTATGTGTAATAGGTGTAAGATAGATGTACGTACAATAGGTGTAAAATAGATGTACGTACAATAGGTGTAAGATAGATGTATGTGTAATAGGTGTAAAATAAATGTACGTACAATAGGTGTAAGATAGATGTATGTGTAATAGGTGTAAAATAGATGTACGTACAATAGGTGTAAAATAGATGTACGTACAATAGGTGTAAAATAGATGTAAGTGTAATAGGTGTAAGATAGATGTATGTGTAATAGGTGTAAGATAGATGTACGTACAATAGGTGTAAGATAGATGTACGTGTAATAGGTGTAAAATAGATGTACGTACAATAGGTGTAAGATAGATGTATGTGTAATAGGTGTAAGATAGATGTACGTACAATAGGTGTAAGATAGATGTATGTGTAATAGGTGTAAAATAGATGTATGTGTAATAGGTGTAAGATAGATGTACGTGTAATAGGTGTAAAATAGATGTACGTACAATAGGTGTAAGATAGATGTATGTGTAATAGGTGTAAGATAGATGTACGTACAATAGGTGTAAGATAGATGTACGTGTAATAGGTGTAAAATAGATGTATGTGTAATAGGTGTAAAATAGATGTAAGTGTAATAGGTGTAAAATAGATGTATGTGTAATAGGTGTAAAATAGATGTATGTGTAATAGGTGTAAGATAGATGTATGTGTAATATGTGTAAAATAGATGTAAAATTCAAAtaggaaataataaaaaaataataaataataaaaaggccCAATGTGTGATAGGTGTAAAATTGATGTACGTGCAATAGGCCTACGTGTAATAGGTGCACGTGTAAGATATGAACCAAAATAATGAGAGATTACCGAATTTTTAcgaaaaacaagaaataatctAAACTAACAAATAGATATCACTATCGctaacatatatatctatataatattttgATTCAAACAGGAGAACTTTATCAGATAGAATCAACTCACCTAATTTGTTCCCCAATTATGAATATTCCATAAAAATTTGAATGCCAAACATGTTTTCGACGACCCATGAATATGTTAATAAAAcgcaacaataaaaaaacaaaccaaactcgttttttttattattaactcGTGCGTTGCCGTTGACAATTTTCTACAATTAAAGAAACGCGCCTCTACACTAGTAAGATAATGTATATGCTAGGATATTAAAACTCTATTAAATGTGTTCCACTAGTCTCAAGCATCAGACTATTTTGATTTCCTAAATCTAAGACTAAGGTAATAACTAAAATCACCAGCTATCAGAGTAATATTTAGACCAAAACACTTCGTTAGCTTCAGCGGTTCCCTCTCAGTGGGACCACAATATACACAATACTAAAACAACTTGAGAAAATACTgagaaaaaacaaagataaaatcacATTTCTAAATCAGTATGTttggacaaattcatacaagtacaaattctttcttCATGAAATTGAGCATGTAAACTTCACATGAAGTGTTTGAGTAACATTGTGGAGTTCGTTATCATTTGAATGTATTCttttgtgtaatgcacaattgtacgACTAATTTACACAACGATAATAAAGACTCTTCTTCCCCCGTAGTATTATTCTGAACATTAATGACAAAGTAGAATTAAAGTCACTACAtctatgttttacatgtttcgtatgttccgtcctagtccaaacctcccgcaggacgacgggaaatggcagcgggcaggttatgagcccaggaccatcgagatgaCCAAACGACAGTTTAGCCTGCATACCGCATGTTCAGGCGTAGGATGTTCATATTGAAGGAacgtttgtaatttataagataaggtggGATAAGATAATAAATGTTCCAAATGAATTCGTTGGAATAGAGCATGCTATGGAATGAAATGAGACGAAACTATAAATTGGATAATAGTTATGACAAGATCTCCAAGTCAATATCTCATTACCATACTCCTCTACATCCACACCGTGCTGTAAcgaattatgtttttaaaacataattgaACACCAAATTTTGATATGCCAGTGAGCTAAACTATTTGTGTTGGATACTGCTGATACCCAACGATGACGTAGACATCAGTTGCCATCATTTAACGAATGAGAGCCTTTCATTTAGATAATTCAAATCTTGACAGCCTTGTGTTAGTACCTTATCTGTGTTATGTCTATGTATAGTCTTACCACACCATCACATAGACAGTTAGCCAATGGAGGGAGTGGCGAGCATTGTATAGTGATCTTATCGATATTTTATAGAGATTAGTTTAAAGCTGGgaaaatagatttttatctTATTATTATGCATCCTaaagattctctttttaaacCAGTTCCAACGGGTTTTCGAACTTTGGATAGTCAAACAAATGCTTTATCACTATATCCATACCtgtttaaaacaagcaaaatctaaaaaaaaatacttaaaaaaacaaagttacattGAGTGAAGGGAGACCACCGTTCAATTGTTGCCAtatatatctctcaatattgcaaaGGTCTATCTCCCTTTTcataaaaacaattataattaattacaactaattgattaacctatcgttttttttttattgattcttgcgtTGCCGTTGACAATGACAActagtgcaaaatttcaacttgatccgagaatgttaagtgggacaaaaaaaaagtgtaaaagaatcgagacagacagacggagtgacttaatataagctttgttaaaagcaTGACAATTTGGCCTACTTTCCTAACAAAGTTTGCAGACAACGTGGCTCTCCTTGCCTTGCTCAGACCTTTTAGAGAATATAAAGGGGTcctagatataaaatatagatcaagACATAGTTAAAAAACGTAAGTACCTCGGTACAGTTTTAGAAACTAAATTTGATTTCACTGTTAATAATAACTGCATtcatgctttaaaaaaagctcAACAATTACATCCATGTTTGACCAGGTAATATCAATTGAGTTTCAATATTTGTATCTGGTTCGGTATAAGACctaagacaaaacaaaaaagttttccaAGCCTTAAATGTTTCGAATAGCTTTAGATCTTGCACGACACACTCCTTGGACATTTTTTTACGGAAAAAACATCAAAACTTGTTAGGTTTAACTCATTATTGTCGAATTGAATTTCATTgggaaaataaagtttattattttaatattcatCATGAAATGTCAGTCTACGTTGAATTGTGGAGGAAGGCAATTCAACATAGTTTTGTAATATGAAGTTAAAGTGGTTGGATGTTATAGAATATTGCgtagttttatctttttttgtgaCATCGCGTTATGCGGGTTGTGCTGGTAGAGAGCAATGTTAGAGAGCTTTAATTGTTTCTATTAGAACTAGTTATCccattttatatttcaatttgTTCTTCTATTTGCAGACCAAGCATGCAGCTTCACATTCTGTCTATTATGTGTAACTTATCTGACTGATAGTAACTGTCTGTTTATATGTTTGTTAAACGAAGCACATTGatcagaaaacaaacaaaatggaaagTGCAAGAGGGCTAATAGCCAATTAGGGCTATTTATAAGAAGTGGGTCTATGatgatgttattttttaaaaaggtgaagTGTTTTAAAGGAAACTATGTcacattttatgttttacaCTTGCAGGCTTCTaggtttttatttcataatagCTTCTTGGTAGGCTAACCCTTGACCTTttgaaaggaaataaaaatgattCCTATGTAgatcaagacttttttttaatcgtATCATTCATTTgagattcaaaaaaaaaaaagggtcataATGGCAATTAGATCCTACGATGAACTGCTGACTACTGGCAAATAAACGCAAACTGATATGGTCATATCAcaagggctcgcaaagaccttccttcagtaAACAGAAACTGGAAAAAAAACAGGGAGGCAGAAAAAacgatggaaagacaacattaaagaatggaagtACATGTCATCGAGACTCTATTCAAGACATTGATCTCAGTACAAAAGACAGAGacgaatgaagaaagaaggacGACGGATCATGTGTGGAGCCACAATAGTTAGAAAGgcctaagggataggtaaaggtactTTACAAAATCTCGTTTTTTAGCAGCCTGGcattaaactgttttttttaactgtctCAGAAGTTAATAAAGTGTGaccaaattaaattatttctagcATTCGTTTGACTTtttcaatacaatttttttttttaaattcttatttctATGCTGAGCGTAGGCCTACAAACTCccacttttaaataaaaacaataagcCTTCTCGTTGGAGCTTGTCCTCCTTTACTGTTACAAAATTCACCTAGGTCAGTGCTTTGGTTGGAGGAAAAGAAACTGTTTCCTTTCAATAAATCCCAACAATTTccattacattttaattatgaGCATTTTGTcaattcttaatttttttttccatatttagAAACCACATTTTCTAATGATCTAATTGTACAGAATCTTCTTagaaaggccgcgggatacatatTTGAGATTGAGAAAACCCATTGCCGATGACATACATTGATGGCAAAAAAAAGAACCTAAATCGACCACGATCATGTCTGCGCTGTATGTAGCAAAATAGGTATTTCGCAGAAGAGACACCTGAAATAATCattaatcttattattattagaattttacaattaattgtttaatttttactCCATTTGAGCATTATTTTTAACGTGAAAGACATCGCTAAATCCATAGTCCTTCTTCCCTGGAACGGTTtgatgaatcagccaggaaaatgacttagcagagtttacgtctccaattaacatgcacgactagattgacacatgggtatGTGCGTAATTAACATTCTTAAAGGAATGTGTGTAATTCATCAGATAAGTGACGAACAGTGACATCCCTGTGTGCAAGACAAGAAAAAGCATCTAAGAAAACACAAACGTAATCATAGTTCTCAAGGAATAGccagacttagatctagaatatcatCCATTCATCTAAAGACACGTGCGAGCAGGACGTTACATCTAGACAACTCCAAAGTTACGATtcaaaggttttgtttttatcgGTATACGGACCATTGGTATGGAACTCTCTTCCCTCTGAGATCAAATACATATTACATCCTTCGCTACATACATAATGAACATTAAGACTTTAGAATAGTTGCCTTTTTTAACTCCGCTCTTTGTCTGCTATGTTCTCTTTGCTAGGGTTACCAGACATTTCAGCATTTTTGGTGCGACAGGCATTGGCCTaatgcagtggttcccaaactttttttttgtctcattgACCCCTTatcatgttttctggttttccgtagaccccctgtttaagttaaattgaatttttgaaaattcattaatttcaaattacacattttaataaaaataatttctaaccaGTAACACtaggagtgaaaaagtaatttaaaactacattttaagttgaatctatttttttaaataaatttattaaaatttaaacccATTATATAAGTGTTAATATGTATAGCATACAATCACTAAGCAGATtggaaaatttgtttttaacggTTTGCAAGCTCAACATCCGTTGCTACGGAGATTATTTTTCATATAgggatttgttgttttatgaagtagttcttcaaaacattaaatatttatgtgccttaagtatcatagtAAAAGTTTTCCCAAAGAGCAGTTTTTCGAGGATTTCTGAGCCattataatttgaataaaaaatacatcattaccAGACAAGGTTGACTCAGCCAGCTGTATAGAGACATGTGTCGTTTGCacatatgtcgtttgcaaagacttacataagaagaaagaaatatttgactaaattccaacagagctcaagaattTAGTGAACTCTTCTACAAATCTATTGCCCTAACAACCAATGGGTCAGAGTTTGCATGGATGGTTCTCAGAAAGGCATCACAaacggaggagctggaatactcattgaatggctcaatggagaaaaaaaaaattaaaaattaagttcattGTAACTAATGAGCTCTATGACAACCACAGAGAAGAAATAGGAGCACTGGAGCTAACAGCAACCATGCTAGCGAATCAGCCAAGTTCACCAAACAGTTAAATTTTTTTCGTgaccaatataaaaataatcctGCAAAGCTTGACAAACTCCTATATAAAACAACACATGATGCCTGAACTGACGTTCGGTGGTCACCTTGCCTGCTTGCCTCTCCCTTTGGGCTGATTGGGCTAGGATGTGATTATCCacataatctgaaggaacatccaaaagattatgtacaaaacatattgtgtgaccttttaaagctcaacaacacttctccaatgttgaaatagaaggaaataaaaggctgacacacttgccaaatgtgagaaaacaaatacactCTTGAACATCGCACTCTATCAGGAAGAAATGAAGAACCTAATAGTGAATTGTAaaaacgagaaatggacaagctctcattcgATATGCAAGAAAGATGACACCTattataaactaataaactatcCCGATATGACCACCTATAATTTTGACATCAGAACCATACAAATACCAATGAGAAAACATacgttccggaagctcaaaattgggacCATTGAAATTTGCCcttttggagtgtcaccagagaaagCCGACCATGTCTTCAAAATTGCATTCTTCATCAAGAGGCCCAAAACAAGACACCGACCACAAAACCCTAACATGAAAATCTTTTAATGATATAAGTTTGTGTAAGTTTTCACAATTTcttcaacggctggtaaaatcaatatTTGCTTATCGTGTGAGGTTTTCAGTTTTTAcaataagtaaagagatatagtAATATGCTCACTAATCATTAGCTTTTCAATATCAGGCAAATGAGAGATTTTGTGGatgtattctgaactttatctttgagtgtttgaaagCTTTGCAAATCTTTATCTTTTAATCATGGTGgcatcatctcaaatgatcctccagcttaattggtttcataaaatcatttaaaaaacgGCACATTAACACttgcttgtttgacaaggaagtaatgaagttcaatttcatatacttaacgctgtacagtctacatttctttttgttcaagttataactagacaaaactacactatttaaatatagtaatattaaataaaacaatttttcattcaatCAGCAGGATGAAAATtgtaaggtacaaatcataaatgtgtgtataaaaaaaataaaattgtcaaaattaaagtcacgagaTGCTAAATTGAGAttctttatcgtagacccccgtgcacatctcatagacccccctATTCCCTTTTTAACTTTCGTgtaccccttggaagtctttgtagacccctgggggtctatatagaccactttgggaatcaatggcctaaaatataaaaaatgccCGGCTTTTTCACAAGTTGATTCTATCCCTCAATTGGTAACTCAAAATACATCAAGATCTGCTAGTGTTTAGTATGCATTCCGAggattaataataaaattataaaggcGATTTTTGCTAATTAATATGCAGTAGGCAAAATAGGGAAATAGAGTCTCCAGTGAGAGGCACTTTTCTCACAACGTACAAGATGAAAAGGCATCGCCAAGTCCGTAATCCTGCGTGTCATGCATGAAGCTCCACGAGTAATGATGTTCAACTGAGAAAAGATGTGTCTGAGAATTTCGATAGGAAATATAGTCAAGTTCTCCAGCCTTTGATTGGCTGAAATGTTTCATTCATTCAAGTGTCTTcttctttcttgtttttaaagtttactttgtcTATTTGTATGTCCTCGTTTGTAAGGCTTTGACCTCATTTTGTCCTCCTATGGGTCTGCttgtgtctggtaaccctacTCTTAGCGCCTTCAAtcaacattatgtttgttaacagagcTTTATAGATGATGCTGCCATTGACTTTAAAATGCTGGACTATGCTACTATGTGTCTCATCGTTGATTTAATAATGGTTGTGTTAATACTTAATAGATTACTATgatattaatatgcatgactaaattttaagtaacgtctgtattatataagaagataagatacttAAACAGTTACAATAAAACTaggtgcacatttttttttagaaaaggggAGACTGTCAATGTTATAACACGCATAAATTATTAATCTAAATTTATCTCCCTTCTTGGGTGTCATAAAATAGGTCAAGACAGGTATATGGCTGTCCCCCAGATAAATAAATCAATGACGGTAACGACGCGCGTACCAGGCTTGTCCATAAAGCAGTGTGTAGGATTACGTTGTATTGTGTTCAGCACAACATGGCCGCCTGTGCGAATGGCGACGGGGACAATGCGGAAATAGGGCAAGATTTATCCTCACAAGTCTTTTGTTTAAGTGATTTCGTTAGAAGATGTGTTTTACCCGAATGTGTTAGTGTGACTGACGGAAATTTTCTAGGCAAGAGTGTGCAAATTTCTAAAGGAGATGTGATCTTATTAAAATCGGTTGAAGACATTCAAAAGATAACATTATCTTTCAAGCCTGGCGCTGGCCTTTCTAGAACAGAAATTACCGTTCCTTTGGATTACCCTCAAAAATTTTTCGTTTTACCACCAAAGGAAGCAACTAGTGAACGGCGGATAGTGTCTATTGTGACATATCCAACAATATCCGACTTATTGTTAGACTGTCCGACCTACTTCGAAGCGACAGCTTCTTACGACGACCCATATTTACCTGGGTGTTCTGTAAAAGCAGGAGATCGCTTCCGGTTCGAGGGAATTGTTTTGGATTCGAAAGATGGGGTAGAAAGACTGAAGGTGAGCGATGAAGATGGTAACTTTGTACTCTTGTCTTCTGACTGCAGGGGAAATTTCTGTCCCCTCAAAGACGACCGACAGTACACGATCAAGGAGCTTGTAGATTTGGCACCAGTTCAACGAAGATTGAAGCTCACGGCTGGTGACTCACAGGATGATCCTGGTGGGGATTGCCAAGATGAGTATGCACAAGTTATCAAAGCGCGGCAATCTCACAGCCCCACTGAACTAGCGTCTCCAAAGTCATCTGTATTAAGTAGTTTACATGTTCCTGCAAATTTTACTGGAAGCATTCATTTGCACAAACCAGAAACTATGTTGTTTATATCCCCTTTCAATGACCCAGACACCGTTTGGAACATTCCTGTCTCGGCTAAACTGTTTGTAAAGATGTACATTCTGGATGATTATGAAATCCCGGCTCCTAAAGTAATACCGAATACATCTCCGCGTGTTCCCTTGCCACTTGTTTCGTCAATTGCTGAAAACGTTCCTAAGCACATAGCACCATCTCCCCCACAAACATCCCAATCCTTGGTACCGATGAAAATCAACAGTTTTATAGACTGCCATTTGCCATCCTTTCCTGTGATCGCTAAGATATTAGATGCAACTGACACAAATCCTTTCTATCGTAAGTTATTGAAAGACGTGGATGAAGTCAATATCTACAGAGTTGAAGAAGCCAAGAGACTTTATGTTAAAGATGCTAAAAGTGACACGGTGTTCAGTTTATCCCACGACCTTGATTTGTCTTTTATTGAGTATCCAGAGAAATTCAAAACGGTTTTAGATCTTCTTCATTTGCCTATCGGCTCTGAAGTAAAAATATTGGAAGACATTGCTGCTGattttcccaaacctttttcaCTTCGAGTAGGTGATATTATTAGAATAACGACAACTAATCCAtcatttataaaaatgaaacaCGCTCCTCGAGACTGCGAGGTGCTCAAATGTTTGAAAATAGTTCCTGAAGGAGGAGATCCTTCAAAACTGAAACTTCCACTTGACTTTGAAATGAATATGGTGCTCAATGTGGATCGTGGTAGTAGAAAAATGATTACGTTGCAAGATTTACTTGCTGGGTCAGTGACCATTCCTACCCAAGATGTTGCATCTATTCCAGCTAAGTCTGATACTGAACTGCTGAAAGAACTCCCAGTAGACGTTCGTATACTCAAAGTCATGAAGGAAACATTCCTGATCGTTGAGCCTACTAAGCCTGTTCATTTACCAAACATGCCAACTAGAAAGTTAAAACAATCTTTATCATTCCCAGTAAACAGTACAAGGTCATTAGCTTCTTCAGAAGCATCTACTTTAGCAGCTACAGCAAAAACTTTTTGCGAAGAAAAAGGCTCCTCTTCTAGTCAACGCCCACTAACTAACATTGGTTTGCCAGTGAGCTCGGGCATACTCATTGCATATAAAGACCGCTTGGATATTTACGATCTAAACTTCGAGTCATCAGAAGCTGACTATGTGAGGAATCCAATGGAAATGATGACCTATTCAGAGTTTGAAGAGCGAGATCGCCTTAGAAAGCTCAACGATGATTACGAAGACGTTGAGTTTGGTTCAAGTAGTACCATTGATGAGACGGGCTCATTAAAAACACTTCATTTAATGAGAACAGGATCTACTGGGTAGGCATTACTTTaaccaacatttttaaaacaaaatatatcgATATATATTGTAGCCGACATGTATTGTTaaatttttgttattgtaaACTTCAATCCTTGACTTCGTAGTCCTAAAATATGACCTAATTGATTACCTTTAATAGGAACTGTATTCTTAACCCAAGTTTGTTATATTCAACCACCACGGCCCACCATACACACATAGGCTACATTTAACCGTCTCCACTCCCCCTCTCAAAAAATCTTTGAAGACTTTGTCAGTGTTCACCATGCCCATTCATTATTTGTAGTATGACTATTTATTTATCAAGAATTGTGGACGTAATGTGGTttcttaaatttgaaataggTGAATGATTTGCTTCttataaaaagagaaaacaaatcTTTTGTCTTCCCCTTTTTCAACTTAAATCTTGTTTGGGGATGTGGGGAATAAAGTTATGAGTCAAAATTTCTGCCCATGTGTTGAAAGTGCGAGGCAGAGACATTATCTAATCACCTAGATATAATTATGATCCATtacaacataaaactaaaatttctCATGTTTAAGACGGTTTTAATTCTATTGCAAGTTGAAGCCAAAATCGTCTTAAGTTAGGAAAACACTGAACACTTTTTGCCCTAGTAGAAGATATGTTCTTCAAGATATGTTGAAATTAATTATCACCCAGGGCTCCCATTAACACCCGCAAAAAATGctgttaatatttttatatgtttCTGTTGACGGGTATTTCATTATCACCCTAAAACTATGACATTTGACCAATTTATCTTTTAGAAATAGTTGTCAGCTATTTTTATTATCAAAACGTGTT
The DNA window shown above is from Biomphalaria glabrata chromosome 5, xgBioGlab47.1, whole genome shotgun sequence and carries:
- the LOC106068218 gene encoding uncharacterized protein LOC106068218, with the protein product MAACANGDGDNAEIGQDLSSQVFCLSDFVRRCVLPECVSVTDGNFLGKSVQISKGDVILLKSVEDIQKITLSFKPGAGLSRTEITVPLDYPQKFFVLPPKEATSERRIVSIVTYPTISDLLLDCPTYFEATASYDDPYLPGCSVKAGDRFRFEGIVLDSKDGVERLKVSDEDGNFVLLSSDCRGNFCPLKDDRQYTIKELVDLAPVQRRLKLTAGDSQDDPGGDCQDEYAQVIKARQSHSPTELASPKSSVLSSLHVPANFTGSIHLHKPETMLFISPFNDPDTVWNIPVSAKLFVKMYILDDYEIPAPKVIPNTSPRVPLPLVSSIAENVPKHIAPSPPQTSQSLVPMKINSFIDCHLPSFPVIAKILDATDTNPFYRKLLKDVDEVNIYRVEEAKRLYVKDAKSDTVFSLSHDLDLSFIEYPEKFKTVLDLLHLPIGSEVKILEDIAADFPKPFSLRVGDIIRITTTNPSFIKMKHAPRDCEVLKCLKIVPEGGDPSKLKLPLDFEMNMVLNVDRGSRKMITLQDLLAGSVTIPTQDVASIPAKSDTELLKELPVDVRILKVMKETFLIVEPTKPVHLPNMPTRKLKQSLSFPVNSTRSLASSEASTLAATAKTFCEEKGSSSSQRPLTNIGLPVSSGILIAYKDRLDIYDLNFESSEADYVRNPMEMMTYSEFEERDRLRKLNDDYEDVEFGSSSTIDETGSLKTLHLMRTGSTGLLERKEKKSKMDKVRRFSKALHPKHWRQSKAEPEPLPHPSAMGLMALAARPHEGQRNDYEAQSSSFIQNKSEVLEADNDDEETHENFYEDVEIGPIKAATFAAPTNRQTGAFSGASHMSLPLPRLSSRVIQNKAVGSKSKAQNVSIELENGESGVVKSDEKSQENNALAKARNWATNLSSKFSKNEGLKFKKQRNNTVDVNKNESFPSSSLLESSIPSETNKGASVQEQYKERISPNDIPDRDITHKEQADQDHIVPTQRSNSMIETDTKTFSLLSTDISSEPAPKAPKRRKALLKAAMAQNEVSSEVSDLTSNDILDKNVNVSMKNDPICCKDTEITESQNVEASFTLANSNKDSALSKTTINGTIEPPRPKPRNLNKILSDKKVSNVPILPPRGEAPPRKKAPETLATGDVSRKPRPPPKPKVSQQSDV